The Nonlabens sp. Hel1_33_55 genome contains the following window.
TTGGTCCCCAAGAGCTGAAATTAGACATCGTAATGTTTGATGGATCATCATTATCTGTTGAACCAGTTACAGCACCAACTGTGAGGGCATTTTTAGATGTTGTTCTATCTGTCAATAAATCATATTCTGCCTTGCCGCTATTATAATCTTTACCTCTATCATTACCTGCACTTACGACTGGTAAGTAATAGGGATTAGCATCTGTAATGGCATCAAAATCTCTAGCTGAAAAATCGTATTGTCCAAACACTTCCAACTCTGTATCTACTGTTACTTCTCTTCCATAAGAGTGGTTTGAAATTAATAATCCATCCTGTGCTTGTTCCAACATCTCATTAACATCATTATCAAATCTAAAGCTTTTCAATCTACCACCAGGTGCCATCCCACGCGCATCTGCACGACCATCACCTGATGCAATCATTGTTCCTCCAACATGAGTACCATGACCACTAACAGATTTATCAGCTTCTCCATATCTTACTCTTCTATTAAATTCTTGATGATTTTGAAGAACGTAACCACCATCCCAAATTCCTGCCGTTATACCACTTCCATCGATATCTAATCCTAGGCTGCCACCAGAATAAAGCTGATTTGCACCTATCATTTCCGCTCCTTGGGTGTTTGTAGTGATTATAAAAACTGGATGACCATTTTCATTGATTCTTTCTAACCACCTAGATGATTCTTCTAAGTTCAAAGATTTTGCTAAAAAGGGATTGTTCTTTAGATACAAATCAACCTGCTCTTGATTTGTTTCAAAATCCAAAGTCAGCCTTTTTTCTAATTGAGCGTTTTTATTCTGATCAGATTTTGAAGATATTTCCTTAAGTTCTAATTCAGATTGAGCAAATAGTATAGAACAAAATAAGAAAACAGTAAGTGTGAGTATTTTTTGAAACATATAGAATTTTGTTGATAAATAAATGCAAAGAACCATATTATAAAAAATATCTTTGCTCTGCGATTTGAGTTCGCAATTTAATAGAATAGCTTACAATTTTTATACCATCTCAATATATTTTTAGTTGGTTAAACGATTTAACAAGACAAAATGAAGTTTATAGTATCCAGTTCCTATTTACAAAAGCACCTTCAATTACTAGGTGGCGTGATAAATAATAACAACACGTTGCCTATTCTTGACAATTTCCTACTGGAATTGGTAGGTAATGAATTGAAAGTCTCTGCATCTGATATGGAGACTACGATAATCAGTCGATTAAACGTTGAAAGTCAAGATGACGGTCAAATTGCTATTCCTGCTCGGTTACTATTGGACACATTAAAAACTTTCCCTGAACAACCATTGACCTTCCATGCAGAAGGAACGATGATGACGGTAAGTCACGATAAAGGAAAGTCTGAGATTGCTTGTGCTCCTGCTGAGGAGTTTCCTAAAGCAGTTCAATTGCAAGATCCAAGCAGTACTTCTGTAATGGGAGATACACTAGCTACAGCTATTAACAAAACTATTTTTGCCGCTGGTAATGATGACCTAAGACCTGTGATGAGTGGTGTATTCTTCCAATTTGCCAGTGATTCATTGACGTTTGTTGCAACAGATGCACATAAGTTAGTGCGTTATAAGAGAGAAGATGTAACTGCCAGCCAGACTGCGGAGTTTATAATGCCTAAGAAGCCACTTAATCTTTTAAAATCCATACTTCAGGGAAGTGAGGCTGATGTCCTTATTGAATACAACGAGAGTAATGCTCAATTCACTTTTGAAAATACAACCATAATTTGCCGATTAATAGACGGAAAATATCCCAATTATGAAGCCGTAATTCCTAAGGAAAATCCTAATAAACTTACTATTTCAAGAACGCAATTCTTAAATAGTGTGCGACGAGTGAGTATTTTCTCGAATAAAACCACTCACCAAATAAGACTCAAGATGGCTGGAGCAGAATTAAACATTTCTGCTGAAGATCTTGATTACAGCAACAAGGCTGACGAACGCCTAACTTGTGATTACCAAGGTGATGATATGCAGATTGGATTTAATAGCCGTTTCCTAATTGAAATGCTTAACAACCTGAACTGCGATGATGTATCTCTAGAGATGTCTTTGCCTAATCGTGCTGGTATTCTAACACCTGTAGACGGACTGGATGAAGGTGAGAATGTTACCATGCTTGTAATGCCGGTAATGCTTAACCAATAGATTGAGTTTTTATAAAACAAAAAAGTCCCGTTCAAATGATTTGAACGGGACTTTTTAATTTAAGACAATGCTAATTATGCATGTTGTCTGTCATGTTTTCCTTCTTTCAACTCTTCAACGATCTTCTTGTTGAAAGCTGGAAGATCATCTGGATTTCTACTAGTGACAAATCCCTGATCTGTTACAACTTCTTCATCTACCCAGTTCGCTCCAGCATTTTCAAGGTCCTTGCGGATTGTGTGATATGAAGTCATTTTTCTTCCTTCAACAACTTCTGCGTTAATTAGTGACCATGGCCCGTGACAAATGGCACTAACTGGTTTTTTCTGCTTAAAAAAATCCTTGATAAAAGAAATGGCATCTTCATTAGTTCTAAGACTATCTGGATTGATGACACCTCCAGGTAACATCAATGCGTCATAATCACTAGCACTGACTTCACTTAATTTTTTATCTACCTTATATGATTTGGACCAATTACCATCTGCCCAGGCTTTAATTTCTCCACCTTCTGGACTTACTATATGTACGGTTGCTCCTGCATCTTCAAATGCTTTTTTGGGGCTGGAAAGTTCGCTTTCCTCAAATCCGTTAGTTGCTAATATTGCTACGTTCTTATTCATGATAGTTGTTTTTTGATTCGTTACAAAGATGAAGATGAATCTGCCCAAGGGAGCGTTAACAAATCAAAAGGCTAACTAAAGAAAGTGGTAAAGTTGTAAGAAACTTCTTAAATGAAGTTAATATCTATCGGCTATGATTTTAAGGTGATGCTTCCAGTGGCCACAAATTACAAATGGAATGGATCTTACTGACATTGAGTTACCATTACCTACGCCTAGATTATTAAGCGATTCTGCAGTTGCAGTTTCGAATAAATCTAAAGTTGAAGCTCGAGTTATCTCTATGGATGAAATTAAGTTCGCTTTCGCGAAAGCGAAATCCCGCAAACCACGAACATATAGATCTTGGTCAAAACCGGGTAAATTAGTTGCATCTCCTCTCATAAAAGATAAGGCTCTGTAAAAAAAGATGCGCTCTGTATCAATGCAGTGCATCAAGAGTTCTCCAATGCTCCATTTATCTGACGCATAGCGATGATCCAGTGGCTTTTCAAGATCCTTGATGAGCGATATAATCTCATGTAGATTATCCCTAAGCAGAAATAGCATATCGCTTTCCAGCGGTATGCTATCAATGTATGGTTCGTAATAAGCTGCGTATTCTGACGGCCTAATGTCCCTGCGGAATATCATTATAGATCCTGAAATACTTTGTGTAGCAGCCTTTTCTTATCGTTGATGCTCTCCTCAAGACTAATCATGGTCTCTGTGCGGCTTACTCCATCAATATCATCTAATAAGAAGATGATCTTCTTTGCATGCGTAGTATCTCTTGCTCTAATTTTACAAAATATGTTGAATTTGCCTGTAGTGATATGTGCCACGGTGACGTAAGGAATCTCTGCAATACGCCCCAATACAAATTGTGTTTGACTGGTGCGATCAAGATATACTCCTATGTAAGCAATGAAATTATAACCCAACTGATGATAATCCACTGTAAGTGAAGAACCATGGATAATCCCTGATTCTTCCATCTTTTTCACTCTCACATGAACCGTTCCAGCGGAAATATTTAGTCTTTTGGCAATGTCAGTAAAAGGTGTTCTGGTATTTTCAATCAACACATCAAGAATCTGCTTGTCGATCTCGTCTATCTTAGCCCTCATTTTTTTTAAATTTTAATACAAAATAAAAGATAACGTTGATAGATTCCTAATAAATTTGAAGAATTAATGATTATTTAATGAAAGAATTGATTTTAAGTGATTCTGAAGTAACCATCATATCCTGAGATATTATTAAATCATTTTCAAATTCTTGATTATGAGACACATCGATTATTTTGTGACCATATAAAATCTTAGGATCATCGATTACATAAATCATTGGAACGAATTCTAAATGATCATTTACGACTTGCTCATGATACATTATTGCAATATTACGTTTTCCTTTTACAGATGGTAGATTCAAAAGCAATACGTCTGTATAGTTTTTAGCGACTTCTGGAATAGCAAAATAAGACTGTGTAATCTGGTCAGTATCTTGCTTATCCATTTTAGCTGAGTTCTCTATAACTGTAATTAAGGAAGCCTTGATCAATTCTACTACTCTACTCCTATCATAATCATTACCAGCATGGCCAGCTTCAAATAGAATAGTTGGTATATCTAATGACTGGCAGTAATCACCCCAACAAT
Protein-coding sequences here:
- the dnaN gene encoding DNA polymerase III subunit beta, translating into MKFIVSSSYLQKHLQLLGGVINNNNTLPILDNFLLELVGNELKVSASDMETTIISRLNVESQDDGQIAIPARLLLDTLKTFPEQPLTFHAEGTMMTVSHDKGKSEIACAPAEEFPKAVQLQDPSSTSVMGDTLATAINKTIFAAGNDDLRPVMSGVFFQFASDSLTFVATDAHKLVRYKREDVTASQTAEFIMPKKPLNLLKSILQGSEADVLIEYNESNAQFTFENTTIICRLIDGKYPNYEAVIPKENPNKLTISRTQFLNSVRRVSIFSNKTTHQIRLKMAGAELNISAEDLDYSNKADERLTCDYQGDDMQIGFNSRFLIEMLNNLNCDDVSLEMSLPNRAGILTPVDGLDEGENVTMLVMPVMLNQ
- a CDS encoding type 1 glutamine amidotransferase domain-containing protein — its product is MNKNVAILATNGFEESELSSPKKAFEDAGATVHIVSPEGGEIKAWADGNWSKSYKVDKKLSEVSASDYDALMLPGGVINPDSLRTNEDAISFIKDFFKQKKPVSAICHGPWSLINAEVVEGRKMTSYHTIRKDLENAGANWVDEEVVTDQGFVTSRNPDDLPAFNKKIVEELKEGKHDRQHA
- a CDS encoding DinB family protein → MIFRRDIRPSEYAAYYEPYIDSIPLESDMLFLLRDNLHEIISLIKDLEKPLDHRYASDKWSIGELLMHCIDTERIFFYRALSFMRGDATNLPGFDQDLYVRGLRDFAFAKANLISSIEITRASTLDLFETATAESLNNLGVGNGNSMSVRSIPFVICGHWKHHLKIIADRY
- a CDS encoding Lrp/AsnC family transcriptional regulator, encoding MRAKIDEIDKQILDVLIENTRTPFTDIAKRLNISAGTVHVRVKKMEESGIIHGSSLTVDYHQLGYNFIAYIGVYLDRTSQTQFVLGRIAEIPYVTVAHITTGKFNIFCKIRARDTTHAKKIIFLLDDIDGVSRTETMISLEESINDKKRLLHKVFQDL